The following proteins are co-located in the Fischerella sp. PCC 9605 genome:
- the hypA gene encoding hydrogenase maturation nickel metallochaperone HypA, with translation MHELGITQNIVAIVSEHARGSKVQRVLLEIGKLSAIMPDAIRFCFDICSQGTVLEGSKLEILETPGLGRCRQCGTEIPLEQPFGMCNCGSLQIDLIAGEELKIKEIEIEELCV, from the coding sequence ATGCACGAACTTGGCATCACACAAAATATTGTTGCAATCGTATCCGAACATGCTCGCGGTTCCAAAGTCCAACGAGTATTATTAGAAATAGGCAAACTTTCAGCCATCATGCCTGACGCTATTCGATTCTGTTTTGATATCTGTTCTCAAGGTACAGTTTTAGAAGGATCAAAATTAGAAATTTTAGAAACTCCTGGTTTGGGAAGATGTCGCCAGTGCGGTACAGAAATTCCTCTAGAACAGCCTTTTGGGATGTGTAATTGTGGCAGCTTACAAATAGATTTAATAGCTGGTGAAGAACTAAAAATTAAAGAAATAGAAATAGAGGAACTATGTGTATAA
- the hypB gene encoding hydrogenase nickel incorporation protein HypB produces MCITCGCSDGNAKIANLETGEAVTINSNGNSPHTHTLPDGTVITHSHTHDHIHDEASQIHAKIHSTTISLEQDILAKNNLIAAQNRGWFKGRNILALNLMSSPGAGKTTLLTRTINDLKDQLTISVIEGDQETINDAKKIQATGCKVVQINTGTGCHLDATMIERGLQKLNPPLDSVVMIENVGNLVCPALFDLGENLKVVILSVTEGEDKPIKYPHMFRASEIMVLTKIDLLPYVQFDVEKCIEYAHQVNPHIQIFQVSALTGTGLENWYEWLTQKVANLSTI; encoded by the coding sequence ATGTGTATAACCTGCGGTTGTTCTGATGGTAATGCTAAAATTGCTAATCTGGAGACGGGTGAAGCAGTGACAATTAATTCCAACGGTAATAGTCCTCACACTCACACCCTACCAGATGGCACTGTCATTACCCACTCTCACACTCACGATCATATCCACGACGAAGCATCACAAATTCACGCCAAAATACATAGCACAACTATATCTTTAGAACAGGATATCCTAGCAAAAAATAACCTGATAGCTGCCCAAAATCGCGGATGGTTTAAAGGTCGAAATATCCTGGCATTAAATCTCATGAGTTCTCCTGGTGCAGGGAAAACCACCCTCTTAACTCGTACCATCAATGATTTAAAGGATCAATTAACTATCAGTGTCATTGAAGGCGACCAAGAAACTATTAATGATGCAAAAAAAATTCAAGCGACAGGCTGTAAGGTTGTACAAATCAACACAGGTACAGGCTGTCATCTTGATGCAACAATGATAGAAAGAGGATTGCAAAAACTGAATCCGCCGCTAGATTCAGTGGTGATGATTGAGAATGTTGGTAATCTGGTTTGTCCAGCTTTATTTGATTTAGGAGAAAACCTGAAAGTGGTGATTCTCTCTGTTACCGAAGGAGAAGATAAGCCGATCAAATACCCTCATATGTTCCGTGCTAGTGAGATAATGGTTCTCACTAAAATTGATTTGTTGCCTTATGTGCAGTTTGACGTAGAAAAGTGTATAGAATATGCCCACCAGGTCAATCCTCACATTCAGATTTTTCAAGTTTCAGCATTGACTGGAACTGGGTTAGAAAATTGGTATGAATGGTTAACACAAAAGGTAGCAAATTTGTCTACTATTTGA
- a CDS encoding DUF5615 family PIN-like protein, translating to MSERIRFHLDENVDPAIALGLRRYGIDVTTTNDVELRTQTDEVQLAFIQKTQRVLFTQDADFFIIASSKLDHPGITYCKKGTRSIGEIIETLVLIYEVMTPEEMVGRVEFV from the coding sequence ATGAGTGAACGAATTCGCTTTCATCTGGATGAAAATGTCGATCCGGCGATCGCGCTGGGCTTGCGCCGTTATGGAATTGATGTCACAACAACCAATGATGTGGAATTACGCACCCAAACCGATGAAGTCCAGTTAGCCTTTATTCAGAAAACACAGCGAGTATTGTTCACCCAAGATGCAGATTTTTTTATTATTGCAAGTTCTAAGCTTGATCATCCTGGCATTACTTACTGCAAGAAAGGGACTCGTTCCATTGGTGAAATCATTGAAACCTTGGTTTTGATTTATGAGGTGATGACACCTGAAGAGATGGTGGGACGTGTCGAATTTGTATGA
- a CDS encoding DUF433 domain-containing protein has protein sequence MQLVSREHIEIASDVRSGKPRIVGTRIAVEDVAVMHLKQGYSLVEIAGKYDLSLASVYAAMAYYFDHRDEIDRRTAQEDELVEVLKQNHPSRLQEKLRQLRNE, from the coding sequence ATGCAGTTAGTCAGTCGGGAGCATATTGAGATCGCTTCTGATGTGCGGAGTGGAAAGCCTCGCATTGTCGGTACCCGCATTGCTGTAGAGGATGTAGCGGTGATGCATTTAAAGCAGGGGTATTCATTGGTAGAGATTGCTGGTAAGTATGACCTATCGCTGGCATCCGTTTATGCAGCAATGGCTTATTACTTCGATCACCGAGACGAAATTGATCGCCGCACAGCACAAGAGGATGAGTTAGTTGAGGTACTCAAGCAAAATCATCCCTCGCGTCTTCAAGAGAAACTCAGACAGTTGCGGAATGAGTGA
- the nifB gene encoding nitrogenase cofactor biosynthesis protein NifB encodes MTPPSTGLITSSITEPTIQAKSGGCGGCSSSTTVEMDEKLQERIAKHPCYSEEAHHHYARMHVAVAPACNIQCNYCNRKYDCANESRPGVVSELLTPEEAAHKVLVIAGKIPQMTVLGIAGPGDPLANPDKTFRTFELIAEKAPDIKLCLSTNGLMLPEYIDRIKQLNIDHVTITINMVDPEIGAKIYPWVHYKRKRYRGIEGVKILHEKQMEGLQALKEADILCKVNSVMIPGINDEHLVEVNKVIRSKSAFLHNIMPLISAPEHGTHFGLTGQRGPTSRELKAVQDKCAGNMKMMRHCRQCRADAVGLLGEDRSQEFTKDKFLEMAPEYDLSKRQEVHAGIEKFREELKAAKEAVETLHTTSLQNRPKILVAVATKGGGLVNQHFGHAKEFQVYEVDGKEVRFIGHRKIDHYCQGGYGETATLENIIEAIADCKAVFVAKIGDCPKEKLHAAGIQTVETYDVIDKVALEYYQQYLQEKVSS; translated from the coding sequence ATGACTCCACCGTCTACAGGACTTATTACTTCCTCAATTACGGAACCCACCATTCAAGCGAAATCCGGTGGTTGCGGCGGATGCAGCAGCAGCACCACCGTGGAAATGGATGAAAAACTTCAAGAACGCATTGCCAAGCATCCCTGCTACAGCGAAGAAGCACACCATCACTATGCCAGGATGCACGTTGCAGTTGCCCCTGCTTGCAACATCCAATGCAACTACTGCAATCGCAAATACGATTGTGCTAACGAAAGCCGCCCAGGAGTAGTTAGTGAATTGCTCACACCGGAAGAAGCAGCACATAAAGTTTTGGTAATTGCAGGCAAAATTCCTCAAATGACAGTTTTGGGAATTGCAGGCCCTGGCGATCCCCTAGCAAACCCAGATAAGACTTTCCGCACCTTTGAGTTGATAGCAGAGAAAGCACCCGATATCAAACTTTGTTTATCAACCAATGGTTTAATGCTTCCCGAATATATCGATCGCATTAAACAGCTAAACATAGATCACGTTACTATCACCATTAACATGGTGGACCCAGAAATCGGAGCCAAGATTTATCCTTGGGTTCACTACAAGCGCAAGCGTTACAGAGGTATCGAAGGGGTAAAAATTCTGCACGAAAAGCAGATGGAAGGATTACAAGCCCTCAAGGAAGCCGATATTCTCTGCAAAGTCAACTCCGTGATGATTCCGGGAATTAATGATGAACACCTGGTAGAGGTGAATAAAGTCATTCGCTCTAAAAGTGCATTCCTTCACAACATTATGCCGCTGATTTCGGCACCGGAACACGGCACTCACTTCGGCTTAACTGGACAGCGCGGCCCCACTTCCAGAGAACTGAAAGCAGTACAAGACAAATGTGCTGGTAACATGAAAATGATGCGCCACTGTCGCCAGTGTCGTGCCGATGCAGTAGGATTATTAGGAGAAGACCGCAGTCAAGAATTTACTAAAGATAAATTCTTGGAAATGGCTCCAGAGTATGACCTTAGCAAACGTCAAGAAGTTCATGCAGGTATTGAAAAGTTTAGAGAAGAACTCAAAGCAGCCAAGGAAGCTGTAGAGACTTTGCATACAACGTCTCTACAAAACCGCCCGAAAATTTTAGTTGCAGTCGCAACCAAAGGCGGCGGCTTGGTCAACCAGCACTTCGGTCATGCGAAAGAATTCCAGGTTTACGAAGTCGATGGCAAAGAAGTGCGCTTTATCGGTCATCGCAAAATAGACCACTACTGTCAAGGTGGTTACGGCGAAACAGCAACTCTCGAAAATATCATCGAAGCGATCGCAGATTGTAAAGCGGTATTTGTTGCCAAAATTGGTGATTGTCCCAAAGAAAAATTGCACGCAGCTGGCATACAAACCGTTGAAACTTACGACGTAATTGACAAGGTTGCTTTGGAGTATTACCAGCAATACTTACAGGAAAAAGTTAGTAGTTAG
- a CDS encoding Tn3 family transposase, whose amino-acid sequence MTLIDRTAYPRFKQYPSAKELTELYTPTLEELKFVKSRVRSHEGLLCFMVMLKSFQRLGYFPHPENVPITIIKHIRSYLKLRDWVTAIPTDRQRRNYQQAIREYLGVKSYDKAAQKLIAVVVSSAAEVKDHPADLINIAIEELVKERYELPTFNSLDRLVSHVRSITNNRLFHRISQGLSINEQAYLDQLLLGETSESIATLNLLKSPPKSAKLSHIKQLQIKFNQLMTFGDAKRLLSSIAPAKVKYLATHARALDISEFQDIKLSKRRTLLLCLLYEAQVKTRDHLVEMFIKRILKIQNNAKERLKELREKHLTQTSEMLGMFAQVLTASKETQDNLAALGEQVLSILDEHGGADLLLLKYEEIAAYNTNNHLPLMWRFYSANRKALFSLVRSLDIHSTSADESVIDALKFVLDNEHKRGKYLAFEINLDFISNNWRTLVVKEVEGTKLLVRQQLEICVFSYLANEFKTGDACVVWSESYADFREQLLTLSECEPMIEEYCXQLGFPSNPEDFVEYLRSCLTQVATEVDILCADGQQVTINQDGEPVLKRLKSSPEPKEVEQLEEKIRSLMPERSVLDILCNVEHWLNWTRHFGPLSGSESKLKQSAERYIFTTFGYGCNLGPNQTARHSRGVVTSHMISYTNRRHISTPKLEAAIRDMINAFNRFSLPSIWGTGKRAAADGSKFEIYENNLHSEYHIRYGGYGGIAYHHVSDKYIALFTHFITCGVWEAVYILDGLLKNLSDIQPDTLYADTQGQSGPVFAISYLLGIKLMPRIRNWKDLSFLRPCESVTYKYIDPLFKDVVNWNLIQLHWYDMMRVVLSIKAGKVMPSTLLRKLSSYSKKNRLYQAFLELGKVVRTMFLLEYISNARMRSEINAITNIVEKYHHFLDWVFFGKDGVITENDPIEQEKRLKYLDLVASAVILQNTVDMSLAIQTLTAQGYPVNHRFVASLSPYLTRHIKRYGDYVVNLHNIPQPFEAALHLPPEIFET is encoded by the coding sequence ATGACCTTAATTGACCGTACAGCTTACCCAAGATTTAAACAATATCCCTCAGCGAAAGAACTAACTGAGCTTTATACCCCAACACTGGAAGAGCTTAAATTTGTCAAATCTCGTGTTCGTAGCCATGAAGGTTTACTTTGCTTCATGGTAATGTTGAAATCGTTTCAGAGACTGGGATATTTTCCGCATCCAGAAAATGTACCTATCACGATTATTAAACATATAAGGTCATATTTAAAATTACGTGATTGGGTGACAGCTATTCCCACAGACCGCCAAAGGCGTAATTATCAACAAGCAATTCGAGAATATTTGGGTGTCAAGTCTTATGATAAAGCTGCCCAAAAATTGATAGCTGTTGTTGTTAGTTCTGCCGCAGAAGTTAAAGACCATCCGGCTGATTTAATCAACATTGCAATTGAAGAATTGGTTAAAGAACGATATGAGTTACCAACATTCAATTCCCTAGACCGCTTAGTTAGCCATGTCCGTTCCATTACAAACAATCGATTATTTCATCGAATATCTCAGGGTCTATCTATTAATGAACAAGCTTATTTAGACCAACTATTATTAGGGGAAACCTCTGAATCAATCGCCACATTAAATTTATTAAAATCCCCACCTAAAAGTGCCAAACTGAGCCACATTAAACAACTGCAAATCAAGTTTAACCAGTTGATGACCTTTGGTGATGCTAAACGCTTGTTATCAAGTATTGCTCCGGCTAAAGTGAAATATTTAGCAACACACGCTAGGGCTTTAGATATATCAGAATTTCAAGATATTAAACTGTCTAAACGCCGTACATTGCTGTTGTGCTTGCTATACGAAGCCCAGGTCAAAACTCGTGACCATTTGGTAGAGATGTTTATCAAGCGTATCCTCAAGATTCAGAATAATGCCAAAGAAAGATTAAAAGAACTACGTGAGAAGCATTTGACCCAAACATCGGAAATGCTAGGGATGTTTGCACAGGTTTTAACTGCATCGAAAGAGACTCAAGATAATTTAGCTGCTTTAGGAGAGCAAGTTCTGTCCATCTTGGATGAACATGGTGGGGCAGATTTGCTACTGCTGAAATATGAAGAAATTGCCGCATACAACACCAACAATCATTTGCCATTAATGTGGCGGTTTTATTCAGCTAACCGCAAGGCGTTATTTAGTTTAGTACGCTCTCTAGATATTCATTCAACTTCTGCCGATGAGTCGGTAATTGATGCCTTAAAGTTCGTGTTAGATAATGAACATAAGCGGGGCAAATATTTAGCTTTTGAGATTAATTTAGATTTTATTAGTAATAACTGGCGAACTCTGGTTGTTAAGGAAGTTGAAGGGACTAAACTTTTAGTACGCCAACAGTTAGAAATTTGTGTATTTTCTTACTTAGCAAATGAATTTAAGACTGGGGATGCTTGTGTTGTTTGGTCAGAAAGTTACGCTGATTTCCGTGAACAATTGCTGACTCTATCAGAATGTGAACCCATGATAGAAGAATATTGTANCCAGCTTGGATTCCCCTCCAATCCAGAAGATTTTGTTGAGTATTTACGCTCATGTTTAACCCAGGTGGCTACTGAAGTAGATATTCTTTGTGCGGATGGACAACAAGTAACAATTAATCAGGATGGTGAGCCTGTACTGAAGCGGCTGAAGTCTTCTCCTGAACCCAAGGAGGTCGAACAATTAGAGGAGAAAATTCGCTCTTTGATGCCAGAACGTAGTGTTTTAGACATTCTCTGCAATGTTGAGCATTGGCTGAACTGGACAAGGCATTTTGGCCCCCTTTCAGGAAGTGAATCCAAATTAAAGCAGTCGGCGGAACGCTATATTTTCACAACTTTTGGTTATGGGTGCAATCTTGGGCCTAATCAAACGGCACGTCATTCTAGGGGTGTGGTAACATCTCACATGATTTCTTATACCAATCGTCGCCATATCAGTACGCCCAAGCTTGAGGCGGCGATTCGGGATATGATCAATGCTTTCAACCGTTTCAGTTTACCCTCTATTTGGGGAACGGGGAAAAGAGCGGCGGCAGATGGTAGTAAGTTTGAGATTTACGAGAATAATCTACATAGTGAGTATCACATCCGCTATGGTGGATATGGTGGTATTGCTTATCACCATGTTTCTGATAAGTATATTGCTTTGTTTACCCACTTTATTACTTGTGGAGTTTGGGAAGCAGTATATATTTTAGACGGGTTACTGAAAAATCTTTCCGATATTCAACCCGATACTCTGTATGCAGATACCCAAGGTCAGTCGGGTCCTGTATTTGCTATCTCTTATCTTCTGGGTATCAAGTTGATGCCACGCATCCGTAATTGGAAGGATCTGAGTTTCCTGCGTCCTTGTGAGTCAGTCACTTACAAGTACATTGACCCCTTGTTTAAGGATGTAGTTAATTGGAATCTGATTCAGCTTCACTGGTATGACATGATGCGGGTGGTACTGTCGATTAAGGCGGGGAAGGTGATGCCTTCTACGCTCCTACGTAAGTTAAGCAGTTACAGCAAGAAAAACCGTCTTTATCAAGCTTTTTTGGAGTTAGGGAAGGTTGTGCGAACAATGTTTTTGTTGGAGTATATCTCCAATGCCAGGATGCGCTCCGAAATTAATGCAATTACAAATATTGTTGAGAAGTACCATCATTTCCTCGATTGGGTGTTTTTTGGTAAGGATGGCGTGATCACTGAAAATGACCCAATTGAGCAAGAGAAGCGGTTGAAGTACCTTGATTTGGTTGCTAGTGCTGTCATTTTACAGAATACTGTGGATATGTCGTTGGCTATTCAGACATTAACGGCACAAGGATATCCAGTTAATCATCGCTTTGTTGCTAGTTTAAGTCCTTACCTCACCAGACATATCAAGCGGTATGGCGATTATGTGGTCAATCTGCACAATATTCCCCAACCTTTTGAGGCGGCTCTTCATCTTCCTCCTGAAATTTTTGAAACCTAG
- a CDS encoding tyrosine-type recombinase/integrase produces the protein MTVKIPQLSKVGKTQSSPLQSPNSRKYAAVRTREYLLEKEIEAMRDALKKAGGRHAHRDSTLILLIYRHGLRVAEAAALRWEQIDWSGGNLHIKRVKRGTPSTHPLYGDEIRSLRKLQRDYPACAYIFQSSRFGPLAKDTIAGIVERAGKLALLPFPVHAHMLRHACGYALAAKGVDTRTIQGYLGHNNIQHTVRYTELSPVRFKGLWDE, from the coding sequence ATGACTGTAAAGATACCCCAACTATCGAAAGTTGGTAAAACCCAAAGTTCACCACTTCAATCTCCTAACTCTCGCAAGTATGCCGCAGTGAGGACAAGAGAATACTTACTGGAAAAAGAAATTGAGGCAATGCGAGATGCACTCAAGAAGGCTGGTGGTCGCCATGCTCATCGGGATTCGACCCTAATCCTATTGATTTACCGTCACGGACTGCGAGTGGCAGAAGCAGCAGCACTACGATGGGAGCAAATAGACTGGAGTGGTGGTAATCTCCATATTAAGCGAGTCAAGAGGGGAACTCCTTCCACACATCCACTATATGGTGATGAAATTCGCTCTCTGCGTAAACTCCAGCGTGATTATCCAGCTTGTGCTTATATTTTCCAGTCATCTCGCTTTGGTCCACTAGCGAAAGATACAATCGCTGGAATTGTCGAACGAGCTGGAAAACTAGCTTTGTTGCCGTTTCCAGTTCATGCTCATATGCTACGCCATGCTTGTGGATATGCTCTGGCGGCTAAAGGAGTAGACACACGTACCATTCAAGGTTATTTAGGACACAATAATATTCAACATACAGTCCGCTACACAGAACTATCACCAGTACGATTTAAGGGACTGTGGGATGAATAA
- a CDS encoding L,D-transpeptidase, with product MLNKSNIIIYPFLLLALTINLIVPQSSWASEQIFLLPDAFQTQDQTTRLEVNLNRRRVFVYQGKNLIKSYPIAVGRRNWETPTGSFQVLQLLQNPKWIHPITGKAIPGGAPGNPLGNYWIGFWTNGRNWVGFHGTPNPETVGKAVSHGCLRMYNRDIEELFQLVSLGTPVTVIQ from the coding sequence ATGCTGAATAAGTCGAATATAATCATTTATCCATTTTTGTTGCTGGCTCTAACAATCAACTTGATTGTTCCGCAATCTTCTTGGGCATCTGAGCAAATATTTCTATTGCCAGATGCTTTTCAAACACAGGATCAAACAACTCGATTAGAGGTTAATTTGAATCGAAGACGAGTGTTTGTTTATCAAGGCAAAAATCTGATTAAAAGTTACCCGATCGCAGTTGGTCGGCGTAACTGGGAAACCCCTACAGGTAGCTTTCAAGTACTCCAGTTATTACAAAATCCTAAATGGATTCATCCTATAACAGGCAAAGCAATTCCAGGAGGCGCACCTGGAAATCCTCTAGGTAACTATTGGATTGGTTTTTGGACGAATGGGCGAAATTGGGTTGGGTTTCATGGTACTCCTAATCCTGAAACAGTGGGAAAAGCTGTTTCTCACGGTTGCTTACGTATGTACAACAGAGATATTGAGGAATTATTTCAGCTGGTGAGTTTAGGAACACCTGTAACTGTTATCCAATAA
- a CDS encoding baeRF7 domain-containing protein → MKLFSIDELAILTAEANTNCVSIYMPTYKMSTETLQNPIRFKNLMRSAEEKLIENGLRGQDARDLLLPAQELDEYDFWQHQSDGLAIFISKNLFSYYTVPLDFQELVVVTDRFHLKPLMSLLTGDGQFYILALSQNLVRLFQATRFSIREIELEDVPTSIAEALRYDDPEKSLQFHTRTPQGGSSDRAAIFHGHGAGNDDEKENILRYFRKVNDGLQELLKNPKSPLILAGVDYLLPIYKQANSYSNLIDEGITGNPDQLKAEELQAQAWQIVQPYFEGAQDEAIAYYEANLGTGKTASGIQEVVPAAYYQRVESLFVAVGQQKWGMFNPDTNNVQVHSEQKAGDEDLMDFAALHTLLNGGTVYAVAPEKVPGNAPIAAVLRY, encoded by the coding sequence ATGAAGTTATTTTCAATTGATGAATTAGCAATTTTAACAGCAGAAGCAAACACAAATTGCGTTTCGATTTATATGCCAACTTATAAGATGAGTACGGAAACGCTACAAAACCCAATCCGTTTTAAAAATTTAATGCGATCGGCTGAAGAAAAGTTAATAGAGAATGGGCTTCGCGGTCAGGATGCGAGAGATTTATTATTACCAGCCCAAGAGTTAGATGAATACGATTTTTGGCAGCACCAAAGTGATGGACTGGCAATTTTTATCTCAAAAAACTTGTTTAGTTACTACACTGTACCTCTTGATTTCCAAGAATTAGTCGTAGTTACTGACCGCTTTCACCTCAAACCTTTAATGTCTTTACTTACAGGTGATGGACAGTTTTATATATTAGCACTTAGTCAAAATTTGGTGCGCTTGTTCCAAGCTACTCGCTTTAGTATCCGCGAAATTGAATTAGAAGACGTACCCACTAGTATTGCTGAAGCATTAAGATACGATGATCCAGAAAAAAGCCTCCAGTTTCACACGCGCACACCTCAAGGTGGAAGTAGTGACAGGGCTGCAATCTTTCACGGACATGGGGCTGGTAATGATGATGAAAAAGAGAACATTCTTCGCTACTTCCGCAAGGTCAATGATGGGTTACAAGAGTTGCTAAAAAATCCGAAGTCGCCTTTGATTCTCGCGGGAGTTGACTATCTTTTACCGATCTATAAGCAAGCCAATTCCTATTCTAATTTAATAGATGAAGGTATTACTGGAAATCCTGACCAATTGAAAGCTGAAGAATTGCAAGCACAAGCTTGGCAGATTGTCCAACCCTACTTTGAAGGGGCACAGGATGAAGCCATTGCTTACTATGAAGCTAATTTAGGGACTGGGAAAACAGCTAGTGGCATCCAAGAAGTTGTTCCCGCAGCCTATTATCAACGAGTTGAATCTTTATTTGTAGCAGTAGGACAGCAAAAGTGGGGAATGTTCAATCCTGATACAAATAACGTACAGGTACATTCAGAACAGAAAGCAGGCGATGAAGATTTGATGGATTTTGCCGCGCTGCATACTCTTCTCAATGGTGGTACAGTCTACGCTGTGGCACCAGAAAAAGTACCCGGAAATGCTCCTATTGCAGCAGTTTTGCGTTATTGA
- a CDS encoding mechanosensitive ion channel family protein: MSRLVYGGVWVMGAVVALGVLGLDFATLIGTLGLTSVAIGFSLRDVLSNYFSGIILLASRPFRLGDQIVIQEFEGTVTQIQLRATTFKTYDGRVVYIPNQEVFSAIITNNTACTHRRSSIMVGIDYGSDITRAKQIINDAVLGVEGVEPDPKPEILVRELATSTVNIEVRFWVNSRRLPFLEMTSQVSQAIKEALMQAGIDIPTDIYTVRLRGLPSFFDNHRVNYDE, translated from the coding sequence GTGAGTCGATTGGTATACGGTGGGGTGTGGGTAATGGGTGCAGTTGTTGCTTTAGGGGTTTTGGGACTTGATTTTGCCACTTTGATAGGAACTTTGGGATTAACAAGTGTGGCAATTGGTTTTAGTTTGCGAGATGTACTAAGTAATTATTTCTCTGGAATTATTTTGCTAGCATCTCGTCCCTTCCGTTTAGGCGACCAAATTGTCATTCAAGAATTTGAAGGTACAGTTACTCAAATTCAACTGCGAGCAACAACATTCAAAACCTATGATGGGCGTGTTGTTTACATTCCAAATCAGGAAGTTTTTAGTGCCATTATTACTAACAATACTGCCTGTACTCATCGCCGTAGCTCAATTATGGTTGGTATTGACTATGGGTCAGATATTACTAGAGCAAAACAAATTATTAATGATGCTGTTTTGGGAGTCGAAGGAGTCGAACCAGATCCAAAACCGGAAATTTTAGTGCGTGAACTTGCGACAAGTACAGTAAATATTGAAGTGCGATTTTGGGTTAATTCTCGTCGTTTGCCATTTTTAGAAATGACTTCTCAAGTATCACAAGCGATTAAAGAAGCATTAATGCAAGCAGGAATTGATATACCAACAGATATTTACACTGTCAGGTTACGCGGTTTACCGTCATTTTTTGATAACCATCGCGTCAATTATGACGAGTAA
- a CDS encoding DUF2721 domain-containing protein, protein MSDLSMALGILSAMITPAVLIAACSSLILATSQRLGRVIERTRKISDQFEKLMHTQADEAHLEEERNTVFNQISRATRRARLLQRVMACLYLTLSVFVATSIALGIIAILGQQQVYRYTWIPILLGMIGAGLLFYASVLLITESRIALRAVNDEMDFVIRLSQYHAPKELLKRRRGETRRRLFRRSRLFE, encoded by the coding sequence ATGAGTGACCTTTCCATGGCTTTAGGGATTCTTTCTGCGATGATTACACCAGCAGTGCTAATTGCAGCTTGTAGCTCATTAATCCTCGCGACATCCCAAAGGCTAGGCCGTGTAATTGAAAGGACAAGGAAAATATCAGACCAATTCGAGAAACTAATGCATACTCAAGCAGATGAAGCGCATCTAGAGGAAGAACGCAACACAGTTTTCAATCAGATTAGTAGAGCAACCAGACGCGCACGGCTACTACAACGAGTCATGGCTTGCCTTTATTTAACCCTCAGTGTCTTTGTGGCTACCAGTATTGCTCTAGGCATCATTGCAATCTTAGGTCAGCAGCAAGTTTACAGGTACACATGGATACCTATTTTATTGGGGATGATTGGGGCAGGATTGCTATTCTACGCTAGTGTGCTTTTAATTACTGAGTCACGCATCGCACTTAGAGCCGTTAATGATGAGATGGATTTTGTTATACGTCTGAGTCAGTATCATGCACCAAAGGAGTTATTAAAGCGTAGAAGGGGAGAGACTAGAAGAAGGTTGTTTCGCAGATCGAGGTTGTTTGAATAA
- a CDS encoding sensory rhodopsin transducer codes for MKTLGKTTWAIPGGHIPLRSTGHEPEFTSRDELCLLNTSDQEANVEIAIFHADREPVGSYRLKVQARRVRHIRFNDLIDPEAILLDTDYASVIESDVPIVVQFSRLDSSQAEKSILSTMAFPAS; via the coding sequence ATGAAGACATTAGGCAAGACTACATGGGCAATTCCTGGGGGACATATTCCCCTCCGCAGCACTGGACATGAGCCGGAATTTACTAGCCGGGACGAGCTGTGCCTGCTCAATACCTCAGATCAAGAGGCAAACGTCGAGATCGCAATCTTCCATGCCGATAGAGAACCTGTAGGATCATACCGTCTGAAGGTGCAAGCGCGACGCGTCAGGCATATTCGCTTCAACGATTTAATCGACCCGGAAGCCATACTCCTAGATACGGACTACGCTAGCGTCATCGAGTCAGATGTCCCCATTGTTGTTCAGTTCAGCCGCCTCGATTCCAGTCAGGCAGAAAAATCCATCCTTAGTACTATGGCATTTCCTGCATCATGA